In the genome of Acidimicrobiia bacterium, the window CGACGCGTTCTTTGTTCCCGAAACGATGCGGATCTCCGAGCTGCTGCGTGCAATGCAGTCCATGCAACAGCACATGGCGATCGTCGTCGACGAGTTCGGCAGCACGGCAGGCATCGTGACCATCGAGGATCTCGTTGAGGAGATCGTCGGGGAGATCGCCGACGAGTACGACAAGGAGGAGCCGATGATCATCGAAGACGGTGGGTCGTTCATCGTTGACGCACGGCTCGGGGTGGGTGAACTGGCGGCTCTCGTTGGCACCGAGCTGCCATCAGACGAGTGGGACACCGTCGGCGGCCTCGTGCTCGAACTCGCAGGCAGGGTCCCCGAGGAAGGTGAGTCCTTCGACCACGACGGGCTGACCTTCACGCCGATGTCGGTCCGGGGAAGGCGCGTCGAGAAGGTGCGGGTCGGTCGGGCGTGACCGACACCGAAACACGATCCGGGTTCGTCGCGGTTGTCGGCCGTCCCAATGTGGGCAAGTCGACCCTCGTCAACGCCCTCGTCGGTGACAAGGTCGCGATCACCTCGCCGCGACCACAGACAACACGCAACACCATCAGGGGCGTCCTCACCGACGAGGCGGAAGGATTCCAGATCGTCCTGGTCGACACGCCCGGCCTCCACAAGCCCAAGACCGCCCTTGGGAGACGGCTCAACGCGCTCGTGGAAGCGTCCCTCGCCGACGCCGATGCCATCATGTTCGTCATCGACGCCACCCAGCCGGTCGGTCCGGGGGACCGCTTGATCGCCGAGCGGCTCATTGCCGCAGGTACACCGGCGATCGTCGTCGTGAACAAGGTGGACCGTGCGGATCGGGAACAGATCGCTCAGCGGCTCACCGAAGCCGCCGAGTGGGGATTCGGGGCCTATGTCCCGGTGTCGGCGTTGAAGCAGGACGGCACCGCCATCATCGTCGACGAGCTTGCAGAACGCCTCGGACCCGGCCCATTCTTTTTCCCTACCGACGCGGTGACCGACCAACCGGATCGATTCACGGCTGGCGAACTCATCCGTGAGAAGTACCTGTCGAGACTCCACGACGAGCTGCCGCATGCGCTCGCAGTGGTGGTGGACGACATGGAGCAGCGTCCCGACGGTCTGCTCGAGATCGTCGCGACCGCCTATGTGGAACGGGAGTCGCAGAAGGGCATGGTGATCGGGAAGGGCGGGACGATGGTGCGTGATGTCGGCACGGCAGCGCGCTCCGACCTCGAACGCTTGTTCGGGACCCGGGTGTTCCTCGATCTGCGTGTCAAGGTTGCCCGTGACTGGCAGGAAACCGATGCGATGCTCGATCGGCTCGGGTTCTGAGGGACCGACCCCGATCCGACCCCTTTCAGCTACCAGCGATCGAGTCGAATCTGGCAGCCAGATCGGTGTCGCGGGCGGTGAGTGCGGATTCGGAGTGCGTCGTGAGGGTCATCGTGACCTTGTTCCACCGGATGTCGATGTCGGGGTGGTGGTCGGCCTGCTCGGCAGCGAAGGCGCATTCGGTCACGAACGCGACCGCGGACGGGAAGCCATCGAACTCGTAGGTTCTCTCGATCTCCTCACCCTCGAGATCCCACTCGGGGTGCTCAGCAGCGAACCTGTTTCGCTCCGACTCCGACAACCGCATGCCAGCAGTCTACCGTTCGCCCTTGGAGTCGCCGATACCGGGAACGGTGAACGGCGAACGGTAGACTTCTCCGATGGCGCTCCGATCCGACCAAGGCATCGTCCTCAGGGGCTACCCGTTCGGCGAGTCCCATCGGGTGGTGGTGCTGTTGAGTCCCAACCACGGGAAGCTGCGCACCGTGGCCAAAGGCGTTCGCAAGACCAAGAGCAGGTTCGGCGGTCGTCTCGAGCCGATGACTCATGTCGACATCGTGCTGTATGAGGGTAAGAACCTCGACACGATCACGCAGGTCTCGGTCATCAACGGGTTCCCACAGATACGCAACGACCTCGACCGCGTGCTCGCCGCAGGGACCATGATCGAGGTCGTCGACGCCGTCGTCGCAGAGGATGACCCGTCTCTGCGCATGTTTCTCCTGCTCCAACGGGGCCTCACCGTGTTGGATCATGGGCCACCGCACCCCGACCTTGTCACGGCGTTCCTGCTCAAGGCGGCCGACATCGTGGGCGTCGCCCCTGCATTCGATTCGTGCTCGGGCTGCGGCCGGACCGGTGGTCTGCGCCGGTTCAGCTTCGAGGCCGGAGGATCGGTCTGCGAAACCTGCCGCGCACCGGGATCGTTCGCGCTGCGCGCTGGTGTCGTCGAGTACCTCGCAGGGGTCGCCCACGCCGACCTCGCATCGCTCCCGGAGGCGGATGGGTCTCTCTCGGGGGAGGCGCTCGGGATCACCAAACGGTTCATGGAGTACCACCTCGAGCGGCAGCTCAAGACGCTCACCGGTCCGCGTGGCTGAGCCGTCCCGCCACGGCGTCGCCGTCCCTGCCCATGTCGCGATCATCATGGACGGGAACGGACGATGGGCGAATGCCCGTGGCTTGCACCGAACGCAAGGCCACGCCGCCGGTGAGCCCGCCTTGTTCGATGTCGTCCACGGTGCGCTCGACCTCGGCATCGAATGGTTGACGGTGTACACCTTCTCGACCGAGAACTGGTCGAGGGATCCCGACGAGGTCGAGTTCTTGATGCAATTCAATGTCGACCTCCTGGAACGGCGCCGCGACGAGCTGCACGAACTCGGAGTGCGGGTGCTGTTCTCCGGCGACCGAAACGACCCACGGATCCCCCCGGTCCTGCTCGAGCGGATGGCCACGGCTGAGCAACTCACCGCCTCCAACACGGCGATGTCGATGGTGTTCGCCTTCAACTACGGCGGCCGCACGGAGATTGTCGATGCCGTACGCGAGATCGCGAGGTCGGTGGCGGCGGGCGCACTCGATCCGGACACCATCGACGACGACACCGTCGAAGCAGCCCTCTACCTCCCTGACATGCCGGATCCCGATCTCGTGATCCGCACAAGCGGCGAGCAGCGGACCTCGAATTTCCTGCTGTGGGAAGCTGCATACGCTGAGTATGTGTTCACGCCGGTGCTGTGGCCAGACTTCGACCGGCATGAGCTCGCACGGTGCATCGCCGAGTTCAGGGCCCGTGAACGCCGATTCGGCGGCGCCGAGGATGCATCCTTGCAAGGTCCGGGCCGGTAGCATCCGACGACCCCGGCAGTCGGAAGGGGTAGGCATGCCAACGGATTTCGATACGATCGTGAACCTCGCCAAGAAGCGCGGTTTCGTGTTCCAGTCCTCGGAGATCTACGGGGGCCTGAGGAGCGCATACGACTACGGGCCGCTCGGCGTCGAGATGCTCCGCAATGTCAAGAACGAGTGGTGGCGGTCGATGGTGCAGCTCCGGGACGATGTCGTCGGGCTCGACAGTGCCATCCTTCAGTCGCCTGAGGTGTGGATCGCCTCGGGTCATGCCGATTCGTTTTCGGATCCCCTCGTCGAATGTAAGGAATGCAACGCCCGCCATCGGCTCGACAAGCTCGACGATCCGAACCAATGCCCGGCCTGTTCCAGCCGCGACAGCTTCACCGAGCCCAAGGCATTCAACCTCATGTTCGAGACCCACATGGGCCCGGTCGAGTCGCGTGACAACCGGATCTGGCTTCGCCCGGAGACGGCGCAAGGCATCTTCATCAACTTCCAGAATGTGCGGAGGACCGCGCGGATGAAGCTTCCCTTCGGCATCGCCCAGATCGGTAAGTCCTTCCGCAACGAGATCACCCCTGGCCAGTTCGTGTTCCGCACAAGGGAATTCGAACAGATGGAGATGGAGTATTTCTGCCACCCGAACGAAGCAGCCGCCACCTTCCAGGATTGGATCGAGACGCGGTACCAGTGGTACCTCGATCTCGGCATGACCCAAGAGAACCTTCGGCTTCGCGAGCACGATGCGGACGAGCTCGCCCACTACGCGGCCGGAACCTTCGATGTTGAGTATCGGTTTCCGTGGGGCTGGGACGAACTTGAGGGGATCGCCAACCGAACCGATTTCGACCTCAAGGCCCACATCGAACGATCCGGCGAGGATCTGACCTATTTCGATCCTGACACGGAGGAGCGGTTCGTCCCGTTCGTGATCGAACCGGCTGGCGGCGCGACCCGTACGACCTTCGCGTTCCTCATCGACGCGTACACAACCGAAGCGGTCAACGGAGAGCAACGAGTGGTGCTCAAGCTCGACCCGAGGCTGTCGCCGGTGAAGGTTGCGGTGCTGCCCCTGTCGAAGAAGCCCGACCTTGTCGATACGACCGAGCGGGTTGCTGCGCCGCTTCGGGCGCGGTGGCAGATCGAGGTGGACATCACTCAGAGCATCGGACGGCGATACCGCCGACAAGACGAGATCGGGACGCCGTACTGTGTCACCGTCGACTTCGATTCCCTCGATGACGGCCAGGTGACGGTCAGGGATCGCGACACGATGGCGCAGGACCGTATCCCGATCGACAACCTCGAGGCATACCTCGCCGACCGGCTCGTCGTCTGACCCGACCCGTGGCGGACTTGCGGCATCGTCGCTGAACCGGGCTCGCGGCAATCCGGTATCTTCGTCCCATGGCGTATTCACGCGACGACATCGACCTCGTGAGAGACAAGACCGACCTGGTCGAGCTTGCCGCAGAGGTCACCAAGGTGAAGCGGTCGGGACGCTCGACGATGGCGGTGTGCCCCTTCCACTCGGAGAAGACGCCGTCCATGTCGATCGACGGGGCACGAGGCCTCTATCACTGTTTCGGATGCGGCAAGTCGGGCGATGTGTACCGATGGGTGCAAGAGACCCAAGGAGTCGACTTCACCGGCGCTGTCGAGTTCCTCGCACGACGGGCAGGCGTGACGCTCACCGTCGATCCGCAGGCCGCACGACGGCGGAGCCGCCGCGAACGCCTCGTTGAGGCGATGACCCATGCGGTGACATGGTACGCCGAGCGCCTCAAGTCGGCCTCGGACGCTGGCGGCGCAAGGAGCTATCTGAGGGGCCGAGGCTATGACGCACCGGTCGTGGAAGAGTTCGCGCTCGGTTACGCGCCGGACGAGTGGAGCGCCCTTGTCGAGCATCTGCGCGACCGAGGCGTCAGGGACGATGTGATGACGACCGCCGGTCTCGCGACGAGGTCGAGCCGCGGGGGCCTCATCGATCGTTTCCGGGGACGCATCATGTTCCCGATCCACGACTTGCGCGGCGACCCTGTGGGTTTCGGGGCGAGGATCCTCGACGGGGACGGTCCGAAGTATCTCAACAGCGCCGAGTCGCCCATCTACCACAAGTCCCGACTCCTTTACGGTCTGCATCGGGCGAAGTCCGACATCGTCCGACGCGGCGAATCGGTTGTTGTTGAGGGTTACACGGATGTGATCGCGATGCACATGGCGGGCCTTCCGATCGCCGTTGCGACATGCGGCACCGCCCTCGTCGAGGGTCACCTTGACCTGCTTCGGCGGTTCTCGGAGCGTGTGGTGCTTGCTTTCGACGCCGACGAGGCGGGCGTCGGTGCGGCACTGCGCGGGTTCGAACGGTCGGTCCCCGGTGACCTCGACCTTCGGGTGGCGATGCTTCCGGAGGGGAAGGACCCCGCAGATGTTGTCGCAAGCGGCCGGATCGGCGAGCTCGACGAAGCCATCACGACCTCGACACCGCTGTTGCTGTTCCGGATCGACACGGAGCTCAACAAGCACGAGCTGAACGAGCCGGAGGCCCGGTCGCGTGCCGTGCGTGCCGTGGCAGCTGTCATCGCGCTGCATCCGGATCCTGTCGCACGCCACGAGTATGCGGTCCATGTCAGCCGCCGTACCGGTGTCGATGTCAAGTTCATCGAACAGGCGTTGCGTGATGTCCGAGGGTCACGACCGGGAGCCCCGCAGGAGGCTCCCGCGTCGGCAGCATCCGAGGAACACCCCACGGCCACCTACCCGACCGAGTTGGAGCTCCTGCGTTCACTTCTTGCCAACGATGAACGCCTTGCCGGTGTCGAGGTCACGGCCGACCTGTTCGCGAACCGTTCCACGGTCGCGGCGTATGCGGTGGTTGCGCCGCTGGTCGCCGAGCTCGCCCCGGGGCAGGCACCCGATCTCGGGAGCGCGATCGGGAGCGACGAGTCCGCGGTCGGTGAGTTGCTTCGCAAGCTCGCCTTCGACGAAACGCCGTTGGCGGATCCCGCCGAACTGGTCGCGTGGCTGACGGTGAACCGCATCGAGGGGGAGATCGCACAGATCGAGGCATCGCTCCAGACGGCGAACGAACACGCCGATGAACAGAAGTCTTCGGAACTGTGGGCTCGCTTGATAGCGTTACAACAACGCCGCAGGGATCTCAGGAGCGCGGATTGACCGACAGGGACATCATCGACACATTGACCGTGCGTGGCAGACAGCGCGGGTTTCTGCTCGTGGGGGAGGTCCAGCAGGAGCTCGAGGACGCCAAGGCTCCGGCTGAGGCGTTCGACGCCACGGTGCTGACACTGCGGGAGCGCAACATCGATGTGCGTGACTCGTCAGAGGACGCCTTGTCGGACACAGCGATGTCGGGAGACGAACTCGTGCATGTCTCCGATCCGGTCCGCATGTATCTCCAGGAGATCGGCCGGTTTCCGCTCCTCGACGCCCAGCAGGAGGTCGAGCTCGCCATGCAGATCGAAGCAGGCGAGCGGGCCGAGCAGCAGTTCGCATCCGGGGTTCCGCTCGACCCCGGAGCCAGAATCCTGCTGCAACGCCAGATCCGCAACGGGGAGCGGTCGAAGGCACGGCTG includes:
- the era gene encoding GTPase Era; its protein translation is MTDTETRSGFVAVVGRPNVGKSTLVNALVGDKVAITSPRPQTTRNTIRGVLTDEAEGFQIVLVDTPGLHKPKTALGRRLNALVEASLADADAIMFVIDATQPVGPGDRLIAERLIAAGTPAIVVVNKVDRADREQIAQRLTEAAEWGFGAYVPVSALKQDGTAIIVDELAERLGPGPFFFPTDAVTDQPDRFTAGELIREKYLSRLHDELPHALAVVVDDMEQRPDGLLEIVATAYVERESQKGMVIGKGGTMVRDVGTAARSDLERLFGTRVFLDLRVKVARDWQETDAMLDRLGF
- a CDS encoding 4a-hydroxytetrahydrobiopterin dehydratase, whose amino-acid sequence is MRLSESERNRFAAEHPEWDLEGEEIERTYEFDGFPSAVAFVTECAFAAEQADHHPDIDIRWNKVTMTLTTHSESALTARDTDLAARFDSIAGS
- the recO gene encoding DNA repair protein RecO, which encodes MALRSDQGIVLRGYPFGESHRVVVLLSPNHGKLRTVAKGVRKTKSRFGGRLEPMTHVDIVLYEGKNLDTITQVSVINGFPQIRNDLDRVLAAGTMIEVVDAVVAEDDPSLRMFLLLQRGLTVLDHGPPHPDLVTAFLLKAADIVGVAPAFDSCSGCGRTGGLRRFSFEAGGSVCETCRAPGSFALRAGVVEYLAGVAHADLASLPEADGSLSGEALGITKRFMEYHLERQLKTLTGPRG
- the uppS gene encoding polyprenyl diphosphate synthase is translated as MAEPSRHGVAVPAHVAIIMDGNGRWANARGLHRTQGHAAGEPALFDVVHGALDLGIEWLTVYTFSTENWSRDPDEVEFLMQFNVDLLERRRDELHELGVRVLFSGDRNDPRIPPVLLERMATAEQLTASNTAMSMVFAFNYGGRTEIVDAVREIARSVAAGALDPDTIDDDTVEAALYLPDMPDPDLVIRTSGEQRTSNFLLWEAAYAEYVFTPVLWPDFDRHELARCIAEFRARERRFGGAEDASLQGPGR
- a CDS encoding glycine--tRNA ligase is translated as MPTDFDTIVNLAKKRGFVFQSSEIYGGLRSAYDYGPLGVEMLRNVKNEWWRSMVQLRDDVVGLDSAILQSPEVWIASGHADSFSDPLVECKECNARHRLDKLDDPNQCPACSSRDSFTEPKAFNLMFETHMGPVESRDNRIWLRPETAQGIFINFQNVRRTARMKLPFGIAQIGKSFRNEITPGQFVFRTREFEQMEMEYFCHPNEAAATFQDWIETRYQWYLDLGMTQENLRLREHDADELAHYAAGTFDVEYRFPWGWDELEGIANRTDFDLKAHIERSGEDLTYFDPDTEERFVPFVIEPAGGATRTTFAFLIDAYTTEAVNGEQRVVLKLDPRLSPVKVAVLPLSKKPDLVDTTERVAAPLRARWQIEVDITQSIGRRYRRQDEIGTPYCVTVDFDSLDDGQVTVRDRDTMAQDRIPIDNLEAYLADRLVV
- the dnaG gene encoding DNA primase; amino-acid sequence: MAYSRDDIDLVRDKTDLVELAAEVTKVKRSGRSTMAVCPFHSEKTPSMSIDGARGLYHCFGCGKSGDVYRWVQETQGVDFTGAVEFLARRAGVTLTVDPQAARRRSRRERLVEAMTHAVTWYAERLKSASDAGGARSYLRGRGYDAPVVEEFALGYAPDEWSALVEHLRDRGVRDDVMTTAGLATRSSRGGLIDRFRGRIMFPIHDLRGDPVGFGARILDGDGPKYLNSAESPIYHKSRLLYGLHRAKSDIVRRGESVVVEGYTDVIAMHMAGLPIAVATCGTALVEGHLDLLRRFSERVVLAFDADEAGVGAALRGFERSVPGDLDLRVAMLPEGKDPADVVASGRIGELDEAITTSTPLLLFRIDTELNKHELNEPEARSRAVRAVAAVIALHPDPVARHEYAVHVSRRTGVDVKFIEQALRDVRGSRPGAPQEAPASAASEEHPTATYPTELELLRSLLANDERLAGVEVTADLFANRSTVAAYAVVAPLVAELAPGQAPDLGSAIGSDESAVGELLRKLAFDETPLADPAELVAWLTVNRIEGEIAQIEASLQTANEHADEQKSSELWARLIALQQRRRDLRSAD